GCCGGGCGACCGCATCGCCTATGCCGTCAATGTCGGTGCCTATGCCGAACAGCGCATTGTCGCCGCCGACCGCGTGGTCAAGGTACCGGACCGCATCAGCGACGAACAGGCCGCCGGCATGATGCTTAAAGGCATGACGGCGGAGTATCTGTTGCGCCGGACCTTCAAGGTGAAGGCAGGCGACACCATCCTGTTTCATGCCGCCGCCGGCGGCGTCGGGCTGATCCTGGGACAATGGGCAAAACATCTCGGCGCCACCGTGATCGGCACGGCAAGCTCAACCGACAAGATCGAGCTCGCCAAGGCGCATGGCTTCGACCATGTCATCAACTACAAGGAGCAGGATTTCGTCGCCGGCGTCGCCGCCATCACCGGCGGCAAGAAATGTGACGTCGTCTACGATTCGGTCGGCAACGACACATTCCCGGCCTCGCTCGACTGTCTGAAGCCGCTCGGCATGTTCGTCTCTTTCGGTCAGTCCTCTGGACCGATCCCGCCATTTTCGATGTCGGTGCTGGCGCAGAAGGGCTCGCTGTTCGCTACCAGGCCGACGCTGTTCGTCTACAACGCCAAGCGTGAAGACCTCGAAATCTCCGCCGCGGCATTGTTCGATGTGGTGTTGAGCGGCGCGGTCGAGATCAAGATCAACCAGCGCTATGCGCTGAAGGACGCCGGCAAGGCGCAAGCCGATCTCGAAGGGCGCAAGACCACGGGTACGACAATACTGATCCCCTGACGGAGGTTTGCCTTCCTTTCAGTGCTTTGCCGCGGCGCCCAGGCACTGTTTGCACGAAAAACCGGTCGGTCGGTTTGTTGTGCGAAACGGGTCTATCTTTACCCCTTGAGTTTCCGCTGAAATTCTTGAAGCTCTTTCAAGGTGGGTGCTGCTTTCGCACGAGAGCGGCCAGCGCATACGATGTTGGCGGGAACACAGAACATGTCCGGGAACCGGATGGGAGGCACTGTGAGTGCAGATCATGATGGAGCGAACCTGCTTGAGGTTCGTGGCCTGACCAAGATATTCGGCACGCTGACGGCGTGCGATCATATCGACCTCAACATCGCCAAGGGCGAGATCCACGCGCTGCTTGGCGAAAACGGCGCCGGCAAGTCGACGCTGGTCAAGATGCTGTTCGGCTCGCTGGAGCCCAATTCCGGCGAGATATTCTGGAACGGGGAAGCGGTGCGGATCACCAGTCCGGGCATGGCGAAGAAGCTCGGCATCGGCATGGTGTTTCAGCACTTTTCGCTGTTCGAGGCGCTGACCGCGGCCGAGAATATCGCTCTGTCTCTGGATGACGGCTCACCGATCAGCTCGATCGCGGCCAAGGCGAGGGCGCTTTCCTTCAGCTATGGCCTGCCGCTCGATCCGGACTCGCTGGTCGGCGATCTCTCGGTCGGCGAACGCCAGCGCATCGAGATCATCCGCTGCCTGTTGCAGACGCCGCAGCTCATCATCCTCGACGAGCCGACCTCGGTGCTGACGCCGCAGGAAGCCGACAAGCTGTTCGAGACGCTGGAGCGCCTGCGCTCCGAGGGCAAATCCATCCTCTACATTTCGCACCGGCTGGAAGAGGTCAAACGCATTTGCGACCGCGCGACCGTGCTGCGTCACGGCAAGGTCGTCGGCCATTGCAATCCGCGCGAGGAAACGGCTTCGTCGCTGGCCCGCATGATGGTCGGCAACGAGGTGAAGGCCGTGGTGCGTGCGCCGGCCGAAGGCATCGAGACCGCGCAGCCGCTGCTCGAAATCCGCGCCCTCAGCCGCAAGCCGGCAACGCCGTTTTCGATTCCGCTGAAGAATATCAACCTCACTGTGCGCGCCGGCGAGGTGATCGGCATTGCCGGTGTCGCCGGCAACGGCCAGGGCGAGTTCTTCGAATCCGTCTCCGGCGAGGTGCTGCAGCAGGACGCCGCATCCGTGCGCATCCGCGGCAAGGATGCCGGCTCGCTCTCGATCACAGGCCGGCGGCTGATGGGCGCTGCCTTCGTGCCGGAAGAACGCCTCGGCCATGGCGCGGCGCCACGCATGAAGCTTTCGGAAAACCTGCTTCTGTCGCGGCACGCCACCGACGGCAAGGTTTTTGTCGGCGCCGGCGGCGCCGTCAAAAGCGGTGCGGTCTATGCCGCCGCCCAGCGCATCATCGTGGCGATGGATGTGCGCAAGAGCGCGCCCGATCCGGAAGCTGCGGCCCTTTCGGGCGGCAATTTGCAGAAATTCATCGTCGGTCGCGAACTCGACCGCAGCCCTGCCGTCATGGTCGTCAACCAGCCGACCTGGGGCGTCGACGCCGGTGCCGCCGCCCACATCCGCCAGGCGCTGATCGAACTGGCGCGCAGCGGCTCGGCAGTTCTGGTCATCAGCCAGGACCTCGATGAGCTGTTCGAGATTTCGGACGCGATCGCGGTCATGCACAATGGCGAATTGTCCAAACCGCTGCCGATCGCCGAGGCAACTTTCGAAAAGGTCGGTCTGTTGATGGGCGGCGCCGAGCCTGGCCACGCCGAACATGGTCTGGAGACGGCATGATGCGCCTCGAACTCGTCAAACGCCCGCAGCGCTCTATGCTCTTTTCGGCG
This region of Mesorhizobium sp. C432A genomic DNA includes:
- a CDS encoding quinone oxidoreductase; its protein translation is MSKAIRIHAHGGPEVLTYEDADPGQPGAGQILVRHTAIGLNFIDVYHRIGLYPPPGGFPLIPGGEAAGVVLEVGAGIDWLKPGDRIAYAVNVGAYAEQRIVAADRVVKVPDRISDEQAAGMMLKGMTAEYLLRRTFKVKAGDTILFHAAAGGVGLILGQWAKHLGATVIGTASSTDKIELAKAHGFDHVINYKEQDFVAGVAAITGGKKCDVVYDSVGNDTFPASLDCLKPLGMFVSFGQSSGPIPPFSMSVLAQKGSLFATRPTLFVYNAKREDLEISAAALFDVVLSGAVEIKINQRYALKDAGKAQADLEGRKTTGTTILIP
- a CDS encoding ABC transporter ATP-binding protein, yielding MGGTVSADHDGANLLEVRGLTKIFGTLTACDHIDLNIAKGEIHALLGENGAGKSTLVKMLFGSLEPNSGEIFWNGEAVRITSPGMAKKLGIGMVFQHFSLFEALTAAENIALSLDDGSPISSIAAKARALSFSYGLPLDPDSLVGDLSVGERQRIEIIRCLLQTPQLIILDEPTSVLTPQEADKLFETLERLRSEGKSILYISHRLEEVKRICDRATVLRHGKVVGHCNPREETASSLARMMVGNEVKAVVRAPAEGIETAQPLLEIRALSRKPATPFSIPLKNINLTVRAGEVIGIAGVAGNGQGEFFESVSGEVLQQDAASVRIRGKDAGSLSITGRRLMGAAFVPEERLGHGAAPRMKLSENLLLSRHATDGKVFVGAGGAVKSGAVYAAAQRIIVAMDVRKSAPDPEAAALSGGNLQKFIVGRELDRSPAVMVVNQPTWGVDAGAAAHIRQALIELARSGSAVLVISQDLDELFEISDAIAVMHNGELSKPLPIAEATFEKVGLLMGGAEPGHAEHGLETA